The following are encoded in a window of Brevibacillus ruminantium genomic DNA:
- the tatC gene encoding twin-arginine translocase subunit TatC, with protein sequence MDDREMTVVEHLTELRRRIIWVLTVFVLALIVGFCFAGSLIEYLKEKPIAEGVPLISLHPSDTLRVYLQVSFLAGVIVTLPVALYHIWRFVSPGLQPHERRGTLYFIPAACFLFIVGILFGYYVVFPMVMLFVTGVSLGIDVKPNYGIGEYFEFLFNLIIPFGLLFQLPILVIFLTKIRILNPLRLAKMRRFAYFGLAIVGIVLTPPDIVSDFLVIIPLLLLYEMSIWLSKIVYRKQLQEQENWEKEYAVEADEAVR encoded by the coding sequence TTGGATGATCGCGAAATGACTGTAGTAGAGCACCTGACGGAATTGCGCAGGCGCATCATCTGGGTGCTGACGGTATTTGTTCTGGCTTTGATTGTCGGCTTCTGTTTTGCCGGTTCGTTGATCGAATACCTGAAAGAAAAGCCGATTGCAGAGGGAGTACCGTTGATCTCACTACACCCCTCAGATACACTGCGGGTCTACTTGCAGGTTTCCTTTTTGGCAGGGGTGATCGTGACGCTGCCCGTCGCGTTGTATCACATCTGGCGGTTTGTCTCTCCAGGGCTTCAGCCCCATGAGCGCCGGGGGACGCTGTACTTCATCCCGGCTGCTTGTTTTCTCTTTATCGTCGGGATTTTGTTTGGGTACTATGTCGTCTTCCCGATGGTCATGCTCTTTGTGACGGGCGTGTCATTGGGCATCGATGTCAAACCCAATTACGGGATCGGCGAATACTTCGAGTTTTTGTTCAATCTGATTATCCCGTTTGGACTTCTGTTTCAACTCCCGATTCTGGTTATCTTCCTCACCAAGATCCGTATCTTAAATCCGCTGCGGCTCGCCAAGATGCGCCGGTTTGCGTATTTTGGCCTGGCGATCGTGGGCATTGTCCTGACGCCTCCGGATATCGTCAGTGATTTTTTGGTGATCATTCCGTTATTGCTTCTGTATGAGATGAGCATCTGGCTGTCGAAGATCGTATACCGCAAGCAGTTGCAGGAACAAGAGAATTGGGAAAAAGAATATGCAGTGGAAGCGGATGAGGCCGTCCGTTGA
- a CDS encoding molybdopterin-binding protein has protein sequence MVEKPKLKEVPVREAIGMMLPHDMTQILPGEFKGRLFKKGHIVTEADIEPLLSIGKEHIYVLEMPDGFIHEEEAGLRIARAVSGRGLTLTEPYEGKVSMKAEHLGLAKVNEKAVHALNELEGIAFSTIYSDQVVQSGQTVAATRIIPLIMEEVRIERLEELARQFSGGIVEVKPFLPKRVGLVTTGSEVFSGRISDKFGPAIRKKVEALGSTVVEQRFAPDDKELIEQEIHRFLESGVDLILVTGGMSVDPDDRTPGAIAGTGAQVVRYGTPMLPGSMLMVAYKGEIPILGLPGAVMHEPFTSFDVFLPRILAGEKIIDADMTRLGYGGLRKC, from the coding sequence TTGGTAGAAAAACCGAAGCTGAAGGAAGTGCCTGTACGAGAAGCGATTGGCATGATGCTGCCCCATGACATGACACAGATTCTGCCGGGAGAATTTAAGGGACGATTGTTTAAAAAAGGCCATATTGTCACAGAAGCGGATATCGAGCCTTTGCTTTCGATCGGAAAAGAGCATATCTACGTATTGGAAATGCCGGATGGCTTTATCCATGAAGAAGAAGCCGGCCTGCGAATTGCTCGCGCGGTTTCAGGCAGGGGTCTCACCCTGACAGAGCCGTATGAAGGAAAAGTGTCGATGAAGGCAGAACACTTGGGACTGGCCAAAGTAAACGAAAAGGCCGTCCATGCACTGAATGAGCTGGAAGGCATCGCGTTTTCCACTATTTACAGTGATCAGGTGGTACAATCTGGCCAGACAGTAGCTGCTACCCGGATCATCCCTTTGATTATGGAAGAAGTACGGATTGAACGTCTCGAGGAGCTGGCTCGCCAGTTTTCCGGCGGGATTGTCGAAGTGAAGCCGTTTCTTCCGAAGCGAGTAGGATTGGTGACGACAGGCAGCGAAGTTTTCTCGGGAAGGATTTCTGACAAATTCGGTCCTGCCATCCGCAAGAAGGTAGAAGCGCTGGGCTCCACGGTTGTCGAGCAACGGTTTGCACCCGACGACAAAGAGCTGATCGAGCAGGAGATTCATCGTTTTCTGGAAAGTGGAGTCGATCTGATCCTGGTGACGGGCGGGATGTCTGTTGACCCGGATGATCGCACGCCGGGAGCGATCGCAGGAACCGGCGCACAGGTGGTTCGCTATGGAACACCCATGCTCCCAGGCTCGATGCTGATGGTGGCGTACAAGGGGGAAATTCCCATTCTGGGGCTGCCAGGAGCGGTTATGCATGAACCCTTTACTTCATTTGATGTCTTTTTGCCTCGAATACTGGCTGGAGAAAAAATAATCGACGCTGACATGACTCGTTTGGGATATGGCGGATTACGCAAGTGTTAG
- a CDS encoding twin-arginine translocase TatA/TatE family subunit: MNGIGIPGLILILVLALVLFGPKKLPELGRAVGHTLKEFKNATRGLTRDDDDEEDSKQKEKTANANAAVATAEKDVIDREKLEKEIRERLERERLEKEIREKLEQERLQAEMAKQAEMAQQAENAQQAETAQHKA, encoded by the coding sequence ATGAATGGAATCGGAATTCCTGGTCTTATTTTAATTTTGGTGCTGGCGCTGGTATTGTTTGGACCCAAAAAGCTTCCGGAATTGGGACGTGCTGTGGGACATACCTTGAAGGAATTCAAGAATGCGACACGTGGTCTCACACGGGACGATGACGACGAAGAAGACAGCAAGCAAAAGGAAAAGACGGCAAATGCAAATGCGGCTGTCGCTACTGCTGAAAAGGATGTCATCGACCGCGAGAAGCTGGAGAAAGAGATCCGGGAACGGCTGGAACGCGAACGCCTGGAAAAAGAGATTCGGGAAAAGCTGGAGCAGGAGCGCTTGCAAGCAGAGATGGCAAAGCAAGCGGAGATGGCACAGCAAGCAGAGAACGCGCAGCAAGCAGAGACGGCACAGCATAAAGCGTAA
- a CDS encoding ABC-F family ATP-binding cassette domain-containing protein: protein MILLQAEHIQKAYGIEVILQDISLQIQTGERVGLVGVNGAGKSTLMKILAGQLSHDSGTVRIPKEVTLGYLAQNSGLESERSIWDEMLTVFAHFQIEEQELRKLEAMMGDSAILQDEKRYQQVLEDYSRRLESFKERGGYGYEAMIRGVLHGLRFADFDYQTPIKTLSGGQKTRLALAKLLLQAPSILLLDEPTNYLDIETLTWLEGYLQNYQGAILVVSHDRYFLDKLVTVVYEIERTRATRYTGNYSQFLDQKAARLEQDLKRYEKQQEEIAKLEDFIARNIARATTTKRAQSRRKTLEKIDRLDKPIMNNKSVSFSFDVAKMSGNVVMKAANVSIGYPDAVLSRHLTFELEREERVALVGPNGIGKSTLLKTIVEQLPAITGSIQFGSNVTIGYYDQEHRNLSEQNTVLNEIWNEYPLMLERDVRTLLGNFLFTGDDVQKRISDLSGGERARVSLAKLMLKEANFLIFDEPTNHLDIFSKEVLENALYDYPGTILFVSHDRYFLNKIATRVLELSPDGVTSYLGNYDYYMEKKQELAEIAAEQQALSSKKQSLAPEQPEKSSYERDKETKRRERQRQRRLEEIEAAIQEQEAAILVWEEELCLPEVYSDHVLAKERNDKIEQSRAELERLYEEWSELSED from the coding sequence ATGATTTTACTGCAAGCCGAACATATACAAAAAGCCTATGGCATTGAAGTTATTTTACAAGACATCTCTCTGCAAATTCAAACAGGAGAGAGAGTTGGACTGGTCGGTGTCAACGGGGCTGGAAAATCCACGCTGATGAAAATCCTGGCAGGACAGCTCAGCCATGACAGCGGAACCGTACGAATCCCGAAAGAGGTGACGCTCGGCTATCTGGCTCAAAACAGCGGGTTGGAATCGGAGCGCTCCATCTGGGATGAAATGCTCACCGTATTTGCCCATTTTCAAATCGAAGAACAGGAGCTTCGCAAGCTGGAAGCCATGATGGGCGACTCGGCTATTTTACAGGACGAGAAGCGCTACCAGCAGGTTCTGGAGGACTACTCCCGCCGCTTGGAATCCTTCAAAGAACGCGGCGGTTACGGCTACGAAGCAATGATCCGGGGGGTTTTGCACGGTCTGCGCTTCGCTGACTTTGACTACCAGACCCCGATCAAAACGCTGAGCGGCGGACAAAAGACGCGGCTGGCTCTGGCCAAGCTGCTGCTTCAGGCCCCCTCTATCCTGCTTTTGGATGAGCCGACGAACTATCTGGACATCGAGACGCTCACCTGGCTGGAGGGCTATCTGCAAAATTACCAGGGTGCAATCCTCGTAGTCTCCCATGACCGCTACTTTTTGGACAAGCTGGTGACTGTGGTCTACGAAATCGAACGGACACGCGCGACAAGGTATACGGGCAACTACAGCCAGTTCCTCGATCAAAAAGCAGCCCGTCTGGAACAGGATCTGAAGCGGTACGAAAAGCAGCAAGAGGAGATTGCCAAGCTGGAAGATTTCATCGCCCGCAATATCGCTCGCGCCACGACGACTAAACGGGCCCAAAGCAGACGCAAGACGCTGGAAAAGATCGATCGCCTGGACAAGCCGATCATGAATAACAAGTCGGTAAGCTTTTCTTTTGATGTGGCCAAGATGAGCGGGAATGTGGTGATGAAGGCAGCCAATGTCAGCATCGGTTACCCGGATGCCGTCCTTTCCCGTCACCTGACCTTTGAGCTGGAACGGGAAGAGCGTGTCGCCCTTGTTGGACCCAACGGAATTGGCAAATCAACGCTGCTGAAAACGATTGTCGAGCAGTTGCCGGCCATCACCGGAAGCATTCAATTCGGCAGTAACGTAACAATCGGGTACTATGACCAGGAACATCGCAACCTCAGCGAGCAGAATACGGTATTGAATGAGATTTGGAACGAGTACCCGCTGATGCTGGAAAGGGACGTACGCACCCTGCTCGGAAACTTTCTGTTTACCGGAGATGATGTACAGAAGCGCATCTCCGACCTTTCGGGAGGAGAGCGCGCTCGTGTCTCGCTAGCGAAGCTGATGCTGAAAGAGGCCAACTTCCTGATCTTTGACGAGCCGACCAACCACCTTGATATTTTCAGCAAGGAAGTTTTGGAGAACGCATTATACGATTACCCGGGCACGATCCTCTTTGTGTCCCATGACCGCTATTTTCTCAATAAAATAGCCACCCGGGTTCTGGAGCTTTCCCCGGATGGCGTAACCAGCTATTTGGGCAACTACGACTACTATATGGAGAAGAAGCAGGAGCTGGCCGAAATCGCAGCCGAACAGCAAGCCCTCAGTTCAAAAAAACAATCCTTAGCGCCCGAACAGCCAGAGAAATCAAGCTACGAGCGCGACAAGGAAACCAAGCGGCGCGAGAGGCAGAGACAGCGCCGCCTGGAAGAAATCGAAGCGGCGATTCAGGAGCAGGAGGCGGCGATTCTGGTCTGGGAGGAGGAACTATGCCTGCCAGAAGTGTACTCTGATCACGTCCTCGCCAAGGAACGCAACGACAAAATCGAACAATCCCGCGCCGAGCTGGAGCGTCTGTACGAGGAATGGAGCGAGCTTTCCGAAGACTAG
- a CDS encoding MogA/MoaB family molybdenum cofactor biosynthesis protein: MKNWKIGVISASDSIARGEREDNRIPIIRKLTKEWLQAEVSVYRAVTDDMEDLKENMIECVDREKCDLLIVTGGTGLSPRDVTPEVTAWVMDRPVPGLAEEMRRAGLQQSRRAMLTRAVAGTRGNSLIINLPGNPKGVEICFNAIGDMLSDALHILQGTGQANEDWGGLGW, from the coding sequence GTGAAAAACTGGAAAATCGGCGTCATTTCGGCAAGTGATTCCATCGCAAGGGGAGAGCGGGAAGACAATCGGATTCCGATTATCCGCAAGCTGACAAAGGAATGGCTGCAGGCTGAGGTATCTGTATACCGGGCAGTGACGGATGATATGGAAGATTTGAAGGAAAATATGATTGAATGCGTGGATCGTGAAAAATGCGATTTGCTGATTGTGACAGGAGGTACGGGCCTCAGTCCCCGTGATGTGACGCCAGAAGTGACCGCATGGGTCATGGACAGACCCGTTCCAGGACTTGCAGAGGAAATGCGTCGTGCCGGGTTGCAGCAATCCCGCCGCGCGATGCTGACGAGGGCCGTCGCGGGTACCAGGGGGAATTCATTAATCATCAACCTGCCGGGGAATCCCAAAGGGGTCGAAATCTGTTTTAATGCGATTGGCGATATGCTCTCTGACGCCCTGCACATTTTGCAAGGAACCGGACAGGCTAATGAAGATTGGGGAGGATTGGGTTGGTAG
- the groES gene encoding co-chaperone GroES: MLKPLGDRVVLEPISKEETTASGIVLPDTAKEKPQEGRVVAVGSGRVSDNGERIALEVKEGDKVIFSKYAGTEVKVDNKEYLVLRESDILAIIG, translated from the coding sequence GTGCTGAAGCCATTGGGTGACCGTGTAGTACTCGAACCAATTTCCAAAGAGGAAACAACCGCAAGCGGCATTGTGCTGCCTGACACTGCGAAAGAAAAACCGCAAGAAGGTCGTGTTGTCGCTGTTGGTTCTGGTCGCGTTTCCGACAACGGAGAGCGCATTGCTTTGGAAGTAAAAGAAGGCGACAAGGTAATTTTCTCCAAATACGCCGGCACCGAAGTGAAAGTGGACAACAAAGAATACCTGGTGCTTCGCGAATCCGACATCCTGGCAATTATCGGCTAA
- the tsaD gene encoding tRNA (adenosine(37)-N6)-threonylcarbamoyltransferase complex transferase subunit TsaD, translated as MNNRQFSRYEERTRQAYQAHQESGRPVFILGIETSCDETSASVVQDGRVVLSNVIASQADIHKRFGGVVPEVASRRHVENITLTIEEALQQAGKTLDEIQAIAVTYGPGLVGALLVGVAAAKAISFARGIPLIGVHHIAGHIYANRLVTELTFPLIALVVSGGHTELVWMKEHGHYEILGETRDDAAGEAYDKVARALQLPYPGGPHIDRLAHEGNATIPLPRAWLEPDSYDFSFSGLKSAVLNTLHNASQRGETIEPADLAASFQDSVTEVLVEKTTRAVKEYGAKQVLLAGGVAANRGLRERLSKRCEEKGIPLVIPPLSLCTDNAAMIAAAGYISYQKGKFASLDLNGVPGLPLS; from the coding sequence ATGAACAATAGACAATTCTCCCGCTATGAGGAACGGACGCGGCAAGCGTATCAGGCTCATCAGGAGTCGGGCCGTCCCGTCTTTATCCTGGGAATCGAGACAAGCTGTGACGAGACATCCGCCTCTGTGGTACAGGACGGCCGAGTCGTGCTGTCCAATGTGATCGCATCCCAGGCGGATATTCACAAACGATTTGGCGGTGTTGTCCCCGAGGTCGCCTCCCGCCGTCACGTGGAAAACATCACCCTGACCATCGAGGAAGCGCTGCAGCAGGCAGGTAAGACGCTGGATGAAATCCAGGCGATCGCAGTTACCTATGGACCGGGGCTGGTCGGTGCCCTGCTGGTCGGGGTTGCTGCAGCGAAAGCGATCTCGTTTGCACGCGGCATACCGCTGATCGGCGTGCATCATATTGCCGGTCATATTTATGCCAACAGACTGGTGACCGAGCTTACGTTTCCGCTGATTGCCCTGGTTGTTTCCGGCGGGCATACGGAGCTGGTTTGGATGAAGGAGCACGGCCATTACGAGATTTTGGGGGAGACTCGCGATGACGCGGCTGGTGAGGCCTACGACAAGGTCGCCCGCGCTCTTCAGCTGCCATATCCCGGTGGACCGCACATCGACCGGCTGGCACATGAGGGAAATGCAACGATTCCGCTCCCGCGCGCATGGCTGGAGCCGGATTCCTATGATTTCAGCTTCAGCGGTCTGAAATCGGCCGTACTGAATACCTTGCACAATGCATCGCAGCGCGGAGAGACGATTGAGCCGGCTGATTTGGCTGCCAGCTTTCAAGACTCCGTAACCGAAGTATTAGTAGAGAAAACTACCCGTGCTGTCAAAGAGTACGGTGCCAAGCAAGTCCTTCTGGCCGGGGGGGTAGCAGCAAACCGCGGGCTGCGGGAAAGACTTTCCAAGCGTTGCGAGGAGAAGGGCATTCCTCTGGTGATTCCGCCACTCTCGCTGTGCACGGATAACGCGGCGATGATTGCTGCCGCGGGCTACATCTCCTATCAAAAAGGGAAGTTCGCGTCGCTGGACTTAAACGGAGTTCCCGGTCTGCCTTTGTCATAA
- a CDS encoding 5-formyltetrahydrofolate cyclo-ligase translates to MRKRLLAERAAVDTAVRSRWSEQFCRALLSFDQLRDCQTIMAFYPFREELDIRAFLERARERGKEIWLPLTLQAERKIVPYVYTGPAMLKQGAYGIWEPDPDQAVAGHLPDLDAVLVPGVAFDPYGGRMGYGAGYYDRFLSSLSRRPLLIGCSFELQVIPQVPMEPHDIPLDYLATETGIRPRIRTE, encoded by the coding sequence CTGCGGAAACGGTTGCTTGCGGAAAGGGCAGCCGTTGATACAGCGGTTCGGAGCAGGTGGTCCGAGCAATTTTGCCGTGCCCTGTTGTCATTTGACCAGTTGCGGGATTGCCAAACCATCATGGCCTTCTATCCTTTTCGCGAAGAACTGGATATTCGCGCCTTTCTAGAGAGAGCGCGTGAACGTGGGAAAGAGATCTGGCTTCCGCTCACGCTTCAGGCAGAGCGGAAAATCGTTCCGTATGTCTATACCGGGCCTGCAATGCTGAAGCAGGGGGCCTATGGGATCTGGGAGCCTGATCCGGATCAGGCAGTTGCGGGGCATTTACCAGATCTGGACGCTGTGCTGGTCCCCGGGGTGGCGTTTGATCCATATGGAGGACGCATGGGGTATGGGGCAGGCTATTACGACCGATTTCTTTCTTCGCTATCCCGCCGTCCGCTGCTGATTGGCTGTTCCTTTGAGCTGCAGGTAATCCCGCAGGTCCCGATGGAGCCCCACGACATCCCGCTCGATTACCTCGCTACCGAAACAGGCATTCGACCCCGGATCAGAACCGAATGA
- a CDS encoding CAP domain-containing protein, with protein MRKWLLIGAFALLAVGIVRLYPAKDASLLPLSRQTEKQGAPDSLGQAPAGSPVLNPPQETSTDQKNSPGDVSQDAPLVGDTLPSFDSPAAASAPAASAKESAAPSLFEISLGMAESEVRKRLGKPAREEPSSLGYQWLIYNQNPARYLQVGIMNGKVVDLYSNAAEVRLGQVGIGTSLTTLSRQYDLQSVVSFTIERANVKITNQKDSRPLVIQNGIPRIFYLDQQNGDKVTGIRLIDTLVLMRGGYYETRWTYQGETPQFDPPPLNIKQQEQVNLAREKQVLDLVNAIRYRYKLPTIEWNEQAAQVARGHSRDMLQHDFFDHVSATTGMDPFARLRKAGLSYSMAGENIAAGYPDSIEAHESWMNSPGHRKNVMEKNFSHLGVGVVADYYTQAFLTPIQ; from the coding sequence ATGCGAAAATGGCTTTTGATCGGCGCGTTCGCTCTTTTGGCAGTGGGAATCGTCCGGCTTTATCCCGCAAAGGATGCGTCTCTGCTCCCGCTTTCTCGCCAGACTGAAAAACAGGGCGCGCCAGATTCTCTCGGACAAGCTCCCGCCGGCTCTCCTGTTCTCAATCCCCCGCAGGAAACCTCCACTGACCAGAAGAACAGCCCTGGGGACGTTTCACAGGATGCACCGCTGGTTGGAGATACGCTGCCCTCCTTTGACTCGCCCGCTGCGGCTTCCGCACCCGCCGCATCCGCCAAGGAGTCTGCTGCGCCCAGTTTGTTTGAGATTTCTCTCGGCATGGCAGAGTCCGAGGTGAGGAAACGGCTCGGTAAGCCCGCTCGTGAAGAGCCCAGCAGCCTTGGCTATCAATGGTTGATCTACAATCAGAATCCCGCCCGCTATCTTCAGGTCGGGATCATGAACGGCAAAGTCGTCGACCTGTATTCCAATGCAGCAGAGGTCCGGCTGGGCCAAGTCGGCATTGGCACCAGTCTGACCACACTGAGCCGGCAGTACGATTTGCAGTCAGTCGTCTCCTTTACCATAGAGCGTGCGAATGTGAAGATTACCAATCAAAAGGACTCTCGCCCGCTGGTCATCCAAAACGGCATCCCGCGCATCTTTTATCTGGACCAGCAAAACGGTGACAAGGTGACAGGAATCCGTCTGATCGATACGCTGGTGCTGATGAGAGGCGGTTACTATGAGACACGCTGGACGTATCAGGGGGAGACTCCCCAATTTGATCCGCCGCCTCTCAACATCAAGCAGCAGGAACAGGTAAACCTCGCCCGTGAAAAGCAGGTGCTCGACCTGGTGAATGCGATTCGTTATCGCTACAAGCTGCCGACGATTGAATGGAATGAACAAGCTGCACAGGTGGCCAGAGGGCATAGCCGCGATATGCTGCAGCACGACTTTTTCGATCACGTTTCCGCCACGACGGGTATGGACCCTTTTGCACGCCTGCGCAAAGCTGGTCTCTCTTACAGCATGGCCGGTGAAAATATCGCCGCCGGTTACCCCGATTCGATTGAAGCGCATGAAAGCTGGATGAACAGCCCCGGACACCGCAAAAACGTAATGGAAAAGAACTTCTCTCACCTGGGGGTCGGTGTCGTCGCAGATTACTATACACAAGCGTTTTTGACTCCCATACAGTAG
- the groL gene encoding chaperonin GroEL (60 kDa chaperone family; promotes refolding of misfolded polypeptides especially under stressful conditions; forms two stacked rings of heptamers to form a barrel-shaped 14mer; ends can be capped by GroES; misfolded proteins enter the barrel where they are refolded when GroES binds) translates to MAKQIKFSEDARRAMLRGVETLANAVKVTLGPKGRNVVLEKKFGSPLITNDGVTIAKEIELEDAYENMGAQLVKEVATKTNDIAGDGTTTATVLAYAMIREGLKNVTAGANPMVIRRGMDKAVRAAVEEIKSIAKPVESKSAIAQVAAISADDKEVGELIAEAMEKVGKDGVITVEESKGFTTELDVVEGMQFDRGYASPYMITDTDKMEAVLNNPYILITDKKISNIQEILPVLEQVVQSGKPLLIIAEDVEGEALATLVVNKLRGTFTAVAVKAPGFGDRRKAMLGDIATLTGGEVITEELGLDLKSTRLEQLGRAGKVVVTKENTTIVEGEGNKAEIDGRVSQIRQQIEDTTSEFDREKLQERLAKLAGGVAVIKVGAATETELKEKKLRIEDALNSTRAAVEEGIVPGGGTTLINAISAVEKVVAEGEEAVGVQIVLRALEEPVRQIAANAGLEGSVIVERLKKEPVGVGYNAATEEWVNMLEAGIVDAAKVTRSALSNAASVAAMFLTTEAVVADKPEENKAPAGMPDMGGMGMM, encoded by the coding sequence ATGGCAAAACAAATCAAGTTCTCTGAAGATGCTCGCCGCGCGATGCTCCGCGGTGTTGAAACATTGGCGAATGCCGTTAAAGTAACCCTCGGTCCAAAAGGCCGCAACGTGGTTCTGGAGAAAAAATTCGGTTCCCCGCTCATCACGAATGACGGTGTAACGATCGCGAAAGAAATCGAACTGGAAGACGCTTATGAAAACATGGGTGCTCAACTGGTGAAAGAAGTAGCAACCAAAACCAACGATATCGCGGGTGACGGTACTACGACTGCAACCGTTCTGGCATATGCCATGATCCGTGAAGGTCTGAAAAACGTAACAGCTGGTGCTAACCCGATGGTAATCCGTCGCGGGATGGACAAAGCGGTTCGCGCTGCTGTGGAAGAAATCAAATCCATCGCGAAGCCGGTAGAAAGCAAATCCGCTATCGCGCAAGTAGCAGCGATCTCTGCTGACGACAAAGAAGTAGGCGAACTGATCGCTGAAGCAATGGAAAAAGTCGGCAAAGACGGTGTCATCACTGTAGAAGAATCCAAAGGCTTCACGACTGAGCTGGATGTCGTAGAAGGTATGCAATTCGACCGCGGCTATGCTTCTCCGTACATGATCACCGATACGGACAAGATGGAAGCGGTTCTGAACAACCCATACATCCTGATCACTGACAAGAAAATCTCCAACATCCAGGAAATCCTGCCTGTTCTGGAGCAAGTCGTACAAAGCGGCAAACCGCTCCTGATCATCGCAGAAGACGTAGAAGGCGAAGCGCTGGCTACACTCGTAGTGAATAAACTGCGTGGTACCTTCACAGCTGTAGCTGTAAAAGCTCCTGGCTTCGGCGACCGCCGCAAAGCTATGCTGGGCGACATCGCGACTCTGACCGGTGGTGAAGTAATCACCGAAGAACTGGGTCTCGATCTGAAATCTACCCGACTGGAACAACTGGGCCGTGCAGGCAAAGTTGTTGTTACCAAAGAAAACACAACGATTGTGGAAGGCGAAGGAAACAAAGCAGAGATCGACGGTCGCGTTTCTCAAATCCGTCAACAAATCGAAGATACTACTTCCGAATTCGACCGCGAAAAACTGCAAGAGCGTCTGGCGAAACTGGCTGGCGGCGTAGCAGTGATCAAAGTCGGTGCAGCTACGGAAACCGAACTGAAAGAAAAGAAACTGCGCATCGAGGACGCCCTCAACTCCACTCGCGCTGCTGTGGAAGAAGGTATCGTACCTGGTGGTGGTACCACTCTGATCAACGCCATCAGTGCGGTTGAAAAAGTGGTAGCAGAAGGCGAAGAGGCAGTAGGTGTACAAATCGTTCTGCGCGCGCTGGAAGAGCCAGTTCGTCAAATCGCTGCTAACGCAGGTCTGGAAGGCTCCGTTATCGTTGAGCGCCTGAAAAAAGAACCTGTAGGCGTCGGCTACAACGCTGCTACCGAAGAGTGGGTAAACATGCTCGAAGCAGGTATCGTAGACGCTGCAAAAGTAACGCGTTCCGCTCTGTCCAACGCAGCATCTGTAGCAGCAATGTTCCTGACTACAGAAGCAGTTGTGGCTGACAAACCAGAAGAAAACAAAGCACCTGCCGGCATGCCTGACATGGGCGGCATGGGCATGATGTAA